The Symphalangus syndactylus isolate Jambi chromosome 3, NHGRI_mSymSyn1-v2.1_pri, whole genome shotgun sequence genome has a segment encoding these proteins:
- the LOC129478496 gene encoding isoleucine--tRNA ligase, cytoplasmic-like: MQYVKIKDVARGRLLILMEARLSALYKLESDYEILERFPGACLKGKKYRPLFDYFVKCKENGAFTVLVDDYVKEEEGTGVVHQAPYFGAVSSISLANVFEYVGSHFS; this comes from the exons ATgcaatatgtgaaaattaaag ATGTTGCCAGAGGAAGATTACTCATTTTAATGGAAGCCAGATTGTCAGCCCTCTATAAATTGGAGAGTGATTATGAGATCCTTGAAAG ATTTCCTGGTGCCTGTCTTAAAGGCAAGAAGTACAGGCCCCTGTTTGACTATTTCGTGAAG TGTAAAGAGAATGGTGCTTTCACTGTGCTTGTTGACGACTATGTGAAGGAAGAAGAAGGCACAGGGGTTGTCCACCAAGCTCCTTACTTCGGTGCTGTGAGTAGCATAAGTCTGGCAAATGTATTTGAGTATGTCGGTAGCCACTTTTCATAG